One region of Brassica napus cultivar Da-Ae chromosome A10, Da-Ae, whole genome shotgun sequence genomic DNA includes:
- the LOC125579205 gene encoding uncharacterized protein LOC125579205, producing MATTQASIAIPSSQASAQSHGVSAATLTQVQWYQQPYHQYYENYVGDYMQQQQPMQLQSFAPQNQVIYVQVQPRVHHVAQTDQSQMQPQPQVQSQSLTMHQPHDAFSSPKDNTVQDSLAQNTIGQCQSNQPHASWTGLNPQPNQTNQVESLPNNMFEYHEDHFPEQVTHVHPPQPIILIQKQQSLLTSQLTRDQYTMQQVLKYGGASVPESSYMHSLHQLILSNPSLPQKQTAASTTDVVHNQMHQEGPSYNLDIALQDHQPIPTILGVQPNMIHFSATAPQVGLGHAAPSLQRIPKQVHWPPLGPNKVIHIYGDKDDEAVMEGSISDSTNDLYNVLRAAEETTIKLDHKHKRKLTEACDESVHRSRINVEGSEIKIGPLGKQVMEENVGNGWEDLGKSLLVDVGNGWEDLGKSILVEKKGINDDPSLDGTLLMNPSLLNEDGLPQLSNLPQHYLTIAEKSSGRSAKSLDRGFDQRSSVRSHEKHETSFELRPTLRSSQPSMDLGEGQFRHGQRSPICEHLGMPSHGYGPSGGRFALHRSEFKGLGNLQIGEQVISGDKIGPVDSNNGFRLGDVGSQSIYTMQGYHVDDVSFPVKVLIFKFAS from the coding sequence ATGGCTACCACTCAGGCTAGCATTGCTATACCCTCCTCTCAAGCTAGTGCTCAGAGTCATGGTGTATCTGCTGCAACATTGACTCAAGTGCAATGGTATCAACAACCATATCATCAGTATTACGAAAACTATGTCGGAGACTacatgcaacaacaacaaccgaTGCAACTTCAAAGTTTTGCTCCCCAAAATCAAGTAATCTATGTGCAGGTGCAGCCACGGGTTCATCATGTTGCTCAAACCGATCAATCTCAGATGCAACCTCAACCACAAGTCCAATCTCAGAGTTTAACTATGCATCAACCTCATGATGCATTTTCATCACCTAAGGACAACACTGTTCAGGATAGTCTGGCACAAAACACTATTGGTCAGTGTCAGTCAAACCAGCCACATGCATCTTGGACTGGTCTGAACCCTCAACCTAACCAGACAAACCAAGTAGAATCTCTCCCAAACAATATGTTTGAGTATCATGAAGATCATTTTCCTGAACAGGTAACACATGTTCATCCACCTCAACCTATTATTCTTATTCAAAAACAGCAGTCTTTGTTAACAAGTCAACTAACAAGAGATCAATATACGATGCAACAGGTGCTTAAGTACGGAGGAGCATCAGTCCCTGAAAGCTCATATATGCATTCATTACATCAACTGATTTTGTCAAATCCTTCGTTGCCGCAAAAACAAACAGCAGCATCAACAACTGATGTCGTTCATAATCAGATGCATCAGGAAGGCCCTTCCTATAATCTCGATATAGCTCTGCAGGATCATCAACCTATTCCTACAATTCTTGGGGTTCAACCAAACATGATACATTTTTCCGCTACTGCACCGCAGGTGGGCTTAGGACATGCTGCACCGAGCTTGCAAAGGATCCCAAAGCAGGTACATTGGCCACCTTTGGGCCCAAATAAAGTAATTCATATATATGGAGATAAAGATGATGAAGCAGTTATGGAGGGTTCAATCTCTGATTCAACCAACGATTTATATAATGTGTTACGTGCTGCTGAAGAAACTACAATTAAACTTGATCATAAGCATAAAAGAAAGCTTACTGAGGCTTGTGATGAATCTGTCCACCGATCAAGGATTAATGTGGAGGGCAGTGAAATAAAAATTGGGCCTCTAGGCAAGCAAGTGATGGAAGAAAATGTTGGAAATGGCTGGGAAGACCTAGGTAAGAGTCTTTTAGTAGATGTTGGAAATGGTTGGGAAGACCTAGGTAAGAGTATTTTAGTAGAGAAAAAAGGCATAAACGATGATCCTTCTCTGGATGGTACTCTACTAATGAACCCTAGCTTGTTAAACGAAGATGGACTTCCACAGCTGAGCAATCTTCCCCAGCATTACCTCACGATTGCTGAAAAATCTAGTGGTCGTTCTGCAAAATCATTGGATAGAGGATTTGACCAGAGATCATCGGTTAGGAGTCATGAAAAGCATGAGACAAGTTTCGAGTTAAGACCTACTTTAAGATCCTCCCAGCCTTCCATGGACTTGGGAGAAGGACAGTTCAGACATGGACAAAGAAGTCCTATATGTGAACACCTTGGGATGCCTTCTCATGGATATGGGCCTTCAGGGGGTAGATTTGCTTTGCATAGGAGTGAGTTTAAAGGTCTTGGAAATCTTCAAATAGGAGAGCAGGTAATTTCTGGTGATAAGATTGGACCGGTGGATAGTAATAATGGTTTTAGGCTTGGAGATGTTGGATCTCAGAGTATATATACCATGCAAGGATATCATGTTGATGATGTCTCGTTTCCAGTTAaggttttaatatttaaatttgcctcttaa